A stretch of the Vitis riparia cultivar Riparia Gloire de Montpellier isolate 1030 chromosome 13, EGFV_Vit.rip_1.0, whole genome shotgun sequence genome encodes the following:
- the LOC117927679 gene encoding probable pectinesterase/pectinesterase inhibitor 25 — MQLSLFLFILFFTFLSFSPALLISGQAPPLTPSAACKATLYPKLCRSILSTFRSSPVRPDAYGKFSVKQCLKQARRMSGLIGHYLTHNQRWPMSHAEAGALDDCRQLSELNVDYLQTISGELKSAELMTDELVERVRTLLSGIVTNQQTCYDGLVDSRNSMVAALLAPLSNVNQLYSVSLGLVSRALSQTRKRRKRRGLTESRFLTELDRVREPTSKIIEVLKKGSLNTSRGSSRGGRILAELVDGGVLVSNTVTVSPNGTDNFTTIADAISFAPNSSNIEDGYFVIYVKEGYYEEYPMVPKYKKGIMLLGDGINRTVITGNRSVVDGWTTFNSATFAVSGERFVAIDITFRNTAGPEKHQAVAVRNNADLSTFYRCSFEGYQDTLYAHSLRQFYRDCIVYGTVDFIFGNSACIFQNCNLYARKPMPNQKNAFTAQGRMDPNQNTGISIHNCTIEAAPDLAMDLNSTLNYLGRPWKQYSRTVYMQSYIGSLIDPVGWLEWNGTVGLDTLYYGEFENYGPGANTSMRVQWPGYTLMNVSQAVNFTVYNFTMGDTWLTNLDIPFYGGLL; from the exons ATGcaactctctctctttctcttcatcttGTTCTtcactttcctttctttctcacCGGCTCTCCTCATTTCGGGCCAAGCTCCGCCGCTCACCCCTTCCGCTGCATGCAAAGCCACACTCTATCCCAAGCTCTGTCGCTCCATTCTCTCTACTTTCCGGTCATCGCCGGTCCGTCCTGACGCCTACGGTAAGTTCTCTGTGAAGCAGTGCCTGAAGCAAGCTCGGAGAATGTCGGGGCTCATCGGCCACTACCTGACCCATAATCAGCGGTGGCCAATGAGCCACGCGGAGGCCGGAGCTCTGGACGACTGCCGGCAGCTGTCGGAACTGAATGTGGACTATTTGCAGACGATTTCTGGGGAGTTGAAGTCGGCCGAGCTGATGACAGATGAGCTGGTGGAGCGAGTCAGGACTCTGCTTAGCGGGATCGTCACGAATCAGCAGACCTGTTACGACGGGCTCGTGGATTCTAGGAACTCGATGGTGGCTGCATTGTTAGCGCCGCTGTCCAATGTAAATCAGTTGTACAGTGTCTCACTGGGGTTGGTGAGTCGAGCACTAAGCCAGACTCGGAAGCGGCGCAAGAGACGTGGACTGACTGAGAGCCGGTTCCTCACGGAGTTGGACCGGGTTCGCGAACCGACTTCCAAGATCATCGAG GTTCTGAAGAAAGGGTCTTTGAATACATCAAGGGGGTCGTCAAGAGGAGGAAGGATTCTTGCTGAATTGGTGGATGGAGGGGTTCTGGTTAGCAATACTGTGACTGTGTCCCCAAACGGTACCGATAACTTCACTACCATTGCAGATGCCATCTCATTTGCTCCCAACAGTTCCAACATTGAGGACGGCTACTTTGTAATATATGTGAAAGAAGGATACTATGAGGAGTATCCCATGGTTCCCAAATATAAGAAGGGTATAATGCTGCTAGGAGACGGGATTAATCGCACTGTGATCACAGGAAACAGAAGTGTGGTTGATGGCTGGACCACCTTCAATTCTGCCACATTCG CTGTATCTGGAGAGAGATTTGTAGCCATAGACATAACATTCAGGAACACAGCCGGTCCAGAGAAGCACCAAGCGGTAGCCGTGAGGAACAATGCTGATCTCTCCACCTTCTACCGCTGCAGCTTTGAAGGATATCAAGACACACTCTATGCACATTCTCTAAGGCAATTCTACAGGGACTGCATCGTATATGGAACTGTAGATTTCATCTTTGGGAACTCTGCTTGCATCTTTCAGAACTGCAACTTGTATGCTCGAAAGCCCATGCCCAATCAGAAAAACGCCTTCACAGCCCAGGGGCGGATGGATCCAAATCAGAACACTGGCATCTCCATTCACAACTGCACCATTGAAGCTGCCCCTGACTTAGCCATGGACTTGAACTCCACCTTGAATTATCTGGGTCGTCCATGGAAGCAGTATTCCAGGACTGTGTACATGCAGTCCTATATTGGCAGCCTCATCGATCCAGTGGGATGGCTGGAATGGAATGGAACAGTGGGATTGGACACCCTTTACTATGGAGAGTTCGAGAATTATGGGCCAGGTGCAAATACTAGTATGAGAGTGCAATGGCCTGGTTATACTCTGATGAATGTTTCACAAGCTGTGAATTTTACTGTGTATAATTTCACAATGGGAGATACTTGGTTGACTAACCTTGATATACCCTTCTATGGGGGATTACTATAG